The following is a genomic window from Crossiella equi.
CGCCCAGTGTCATCCAGACGAGTGGCGACGGGCGCTACCTGCACTCCGTCCGGGTGGACGGGCGGCGGCACCAGGACTGGAAGCTGCCCGGGCTGCCCCGCCTGCTGAGCGTCCGGACCTCCCCGGATGTGGTACCCACAGCGGTGTGACAACCGACGCCCCCGGTCCCACGCTGCGCCCCCGCAGTCTGCGGGCCCGCAACGCCGTGCTCCAGGCGGCCACCGAACTGCTCCGCGAACACCAGCACGAGGTCACCGTCGACGCCATCGCCGCGCGTTCCGGCGTCAGCAAGGCCACCATCTACAAGCACTGGCCCAACAAGACCGCGGTGGCCATCGACGCCTTCGCCGAGCACATGGCCCAGGAGGTCCCCGCACCCGACACCGGCGACGCCCGCGAGGACCTCCGGCAGCTCGCCCGCGCCGTCTACGCCTTCTACGCCTCACCCGCCGGGCAGGTCTTCGCCGGGCTCGTCGCGGGTGTCCAGGGCGACGAGGACGGCAAGCGCGTGTTCGTCGACCGGTTCCTCGCCGGACGGCGCGACGGCGTGCGCGCGATCTGGCGGCGCGGGGTCGAACGCGGCCAGCTGCGCGGCGAGGTCGACGTCGAGATCGCCATCGACCTGGTCTTCGGACCAGCCATCTTCCGCCTGCTCACCGGCCACGCCCCGCTCGGCCCGGACGTCGCCGCGGCGGTGACCGACGCCGCCCTCGCCGGGCTGACTGCCCCCGGCGTATAGTGAACTAGACGTTTAGTTCACCAAGGAGGTCGTGATGGCCACCTGGTTCATCACCGGCGCCGCCCGCGGCTTCGGCCTGGAGATCGCCCGCCAGGCCCTCGACCGCCGCGACACGGTGGTCGCCACCGCCCGCAAGCCCGAGTCCATCCCGCTGCCGGAGTCGCCGAACCTGCTGGCCAAGGCCCTGGACGTGACCGACCCGGCGCAAGTCCAGACGGCGGTCGCGGCCGCGGTGGCCCGGTTCGGCCGCATCGACGTGCTGGTCAACAACGCCGGGCGCGGCCTGCTCGGCGCGGTCGAGGAGCTTTCCGACGCCGAGGTCCGCGCGGTCTACGAGACCAACGTCTTCGGCCTGCTCACCGTGACCCGCGCCGTCCTGCCGGTGCTGCGTGCCCAGCGCTCCGGGCACGTGCTCAACATCGGCTCCGTCGGCGGGTTCACCACCGGCGCGGGCTGGGGCGTGTACGGCTCGACCAAGTTCGCCGTCGAAGGCATCACCGAGGGCCTGCGCGCCGAGCTGGCGCCCCTGGGCATCCAGGTCACCGTCGTGGAACCCGGGGTCTTCCGCACCGACTTCCTCGACGCCAGCTCCCTGCACCGTGGTGGGACCACCATCGCCGACTACGCGGACACCGCGGGCCGCGTCCGGGACTGGGCGGGGGAGAACAACCACCAGCAGCCCGGCGACCCGGTCAAGGCCGCCGCCGCGATCCTGCGCGTCGCGGGCGACCCGGAGGCCCCGGTGCGGCTCCAGCTCGGCGCGGACTGCGTCACTCGAGTGGAGGCCAAACTCGCGGCCGTGGAACAAGAGCTGGCGCGCTGGCGTTACCTCGCAGTGTCCACCGGGTACGACCGGTGAAGCCCGTTCGCGACAACGTTGGGAACCACAGCCTTGACTGACAACCTCCTCGGCGGCTCGTTCTCCCTCGGCGGCGACCTGCCCGTCGGCCGCCTCGGCTACGGCGCCATGCAGATCACCGGCCCGGGTGTGTGGGGCTGGCCGGAGGACCGCGCGGGCGCGATCGCCGTGCTGCGCCGCGCGATCGAGCTCGGGGTCACCTTCATCGACACCGCCGACTCCTACGGCCCCCTGGTCAGCGAGCTGCTGATCGCCGAGGCCCTGCACCCCTACCGCGACGACCTCGTCATCGCCACCAAGGCGGGCTTCACCCGTCAGGGACCGAACGACTGGCGGATGGTCGGCCACCCCGACTACCTCATCCAGCAGGTCGAGCTGAGCCTGCGCCACCTGCGCGTGGACACCATCGACCTGATCCAGCTGCACCGCATCGACCCCAAGTTCCCGCTCGCCGACCAGCTCGGCGCGTTCGTGGAGCTGCAGCGGCAGGGCAAGGTCAAGCACATCGGCCTGTCCGAGGTCAGCGTCGAGGAGCTGGAGGCGGCGCGGGAGATCACGCCGATCGCCAGCGTGCAGAACCTCTACAACCTGACCAACCGCAAGTCCGAGGCGCTGCTGGCGCACGCGGAGAAGGAGAACATCGCCTTCATCCCGTGGTTCCCCATCGCCACCGGTGACCTGACCAAGCCGGACAGCCCGGTCGCCGCGGTGGCGAAGGAGCTGGGTGCCACGCCCGCGCAGGTCGCCCTGGCCTGGCTGCTGCGCCGCTCCCCGGTCATGCTGCCCATCCCGGGCACCAAGACCCTGGCGCACCTGGAGGACAACCTGGGTGCGGCGAAGGTCGAGCTGACCGACGAGCAGTTCGCCGCGCTGGACAAGCTGGCAGGCTGACCCCGCGGGGGACTCAGGGGCTGCGGTCCGGCTGGTGGATGGGGTTGCTCGTCTCCGCCAGCCGCCTGCCGGACCCGCCCCAGTTCAGCGAGACGATCTCCGCGGCGATCGACACCGCGGTCTCCTCGGGGGTGCGCGCGCCCAGGTCCAGGCCGATCGGTGAGGACAGCCGCGCCAGCTCCGCCTCGGTCACCCCCAGCTCCCGCAACCGGGCCAGCCGGTCGGCGTGTGTGCGGCGGCTGCCCATCGCGCCCACGTAGGCGGCCTTGGTGCGCAGTGCCAGCTCCAGCAGCGGCACGTCGAACTTCGGGTCGTGGGTGAGCACGCAGATCACCGTTCGCTCGTCGACCTCGGTCTCGGCCAGGTACCGGTGCGGCCACCGCACCACCAGCTCGTCCGCCTCGGGAAAGCGTGTGGCGGTGGCGAAGACGGGGCGTGCGTCGCACACCGTCACGTGGTAGCCGAGGAACTTCCCGATGCGCGCCACCGCGCCCGCGAAGTCGATCGCGCCGAAGACCAGCATGCGCGGCGGTGGCGCGAAGGACTCCACGAACACCGCCAGCTCGTCGTGCCGCTGCTCGCCGTCGGCGCCCACGTGCACAAAACCGGTGCCGCCCAGGGCGAGCAGCCCGCGCGCGTGGTCGCGCACCGCCTCGTCCAAGCGCACCGAACCGAGGTTGCCCGAGTACGTCCCGGGGGTCACCAGCAGGCGCGCGCCCAGCCGCCCGGCCGCCAGGCCGTCGGAGTTGGCCACCACGGTCGCCAGCGCCACCGGCTCGCCCGCCAGCACCGCCTCGGCCAGGGCCGCGAACTCCGGGAAGGCCGCCGCGGTGACCGGGCGGACGAACACCTCCAGGATCCCGCCGCAGGTCAGACCCACCGCGAACGCGTCGTCGTCGCTGACCCCGTAGGTGGCGGACTGGGCCTGGCCGGTGGCCAGTACCTCGCGCGCCAGCTCGTACACCGCGCCCTCGACGCAGCCGCCGGACACGCTGCCCACCGCCTCACCGGCCGCCGACACCGCCATCGCCGCACCCGGCTGCCGCGGCGCCGACCGCCACGTGCGCACCACCGTCGCCAGCGCGAACGGCACACCGTCGCGGTACCAGGCGAGCAGACCGTCGAGGAGCTCCCGCATGCCACCAGTGTGCTCGCCCGCGGGTGTGCTGGCTGTCATGCGCCTGGGTGGGTGTGGCGTTCCCAGGCAGCGGCGCAGCCTGGGTGCAAGGCGGCCAGGCGACCGCCTCCGGACATCCCTAGCCTCGAAAACGAAGCAGCACAAGACGATCCGGCAGGGAGCACACCATGGGCGCCTCGTACCAGGCCACCGTCAGCACCGGCGAGGAGACCATCGCGGTGCGCGCCACCAAGACCGACCCGGCCAGCAAGCTTCTGCTGGTGCCCTCGGTCGGGGAGTACCCGATCTACGACCCGCTGACCTACAAGATGATGGTCGCCGACGAGGCCCGCAACGCCGGGTACCGCAAGGCCATCGAGGAGGCCGTGCCGGGCAAGGTGGTCGTGGAGATCGGCACCGGCCAGGACGCCCTCTGGTCCCTGCACAGCGCCCGCTCCGGCGCCGCCCGCGTCTACGCCATCGAGGCCATGCCCGAGTCCGCGCGCCTGGCCCGCAAGGCCATCGCCGAGGCCGGGTACAGCGACGTGATCACCGTCCTGGATGGACTGTCCACGCAGGTCGAGCTGCCCGAGCGCGCCGACGTGTGCGTCTCGGAGATCATCGGCACCATCGGCGGCTCCGAGGGCGCCGCGGTCGTGCTCGCCGACGTCCGCGCCCGCTTCCTCAAGCCCGGCGGGGTGTTCGTGCCCGACCGCTGCGTCACCACCCTGGCCGCCGTCGACCTGGACCGCGTCGCACCCGGCACCGAGCTGGCCTTCCAGACCCGGTCGCTGCGCTACCTGCGCCAGATGTTCGACGCCGTCGGCGGCCCGTTCGACCCGCGCCTGTGCCTGTTCGGCCTCACCGAACAGGCCCTGGTCAGCGACCAGACCGAGGTCGAGGACCTGCGCTTCAACCAGCCCATGGCCGCCGAGGGCCTGGACCGGCGCGAGCTCACCGCCACCGCCGACGGCCGGGTGCACGGCTTCGCCCTGGGCATCCGCCTGTGGGCTGGTCAGGCCACCAAGCCGGTGGACTCCCTGCGCGACTACACCAACTGGGCCCCGGTCTACGTGCCGGTCTCCGAGGCGGGTGTGCCGGTGCGGGCGGGCGACCGGGTCGTCCTGGACTTCCGCTGGTCCCCCGGCGCCGACGGTGTGCACCCCGACTACCACCTCTACGGCGAGATCCGCCGCGCGGACGCCCCGAACGTCTCCTTCGCCTGGCACTCCGCGCACGGCGGCGGCCACTTCCGGTCCTCGCCGGTCTACGCCGCGCTGTTCCCCCAGGCGAGCTGAACCACGCCCGGACGGGTGCACCTGAGAGCCTTCGAAGTCTTCGCACTGACCCGGGCGAACCGGGCGATCCCCCTACCGTGGGGTGCATGTCAGCGGACAACCGGCTCGGCGAGTTCCTCCGCGCACGCCGTGGCGCCATCACGCCCGAGGACGTCGGCCTGGCCGACTCGGGCAAGCGCCGCACGCCCGGCCTGCGCCGCGAGGAAGTCGCCATGCTCGCCGGGGTCAGCACCGACTACTACATCCGCCTGGAACAGGGCCGCGAGCGCAACCCGTCCGAGCAGGTCGTGCTCGCCCTGGCCAAGGCCCTGGCCCTGGAACCCTGGGCCACGGCCTACCTGCGCCGCATCACCGGCCCGCAGCCGCAGCGCGTGCGGCCCAAGCCGAAGAACCACTCCGTCAGCCCCAACGTGCTGCGCCTGCTCGAGGGCTGGACGCACACCCCCGCCCTGGTCATGGGGCCGTGGATGGACGTGCTCGCCCGCAACCGCATGGCGCGGGCCTTCCACCAGCCGCTGGCCCACCAGGACAACATCCTGCGGATGACCTTCCTGGACCCGGCGGCGCGCGAGTTCTACCAGGACTTCGAGCGCGACGCCCGGGACATGGTCACCACACTGCGCGCCATGTCCATCGAGGACGTGCAGGACGCCCGGCTCACCGAGCTGGTCGGCGAGCTGTGCCTCAACAGCGCGGACTTCCGCCGCTGGTGGGCCCGTTTCGACGTGCGGCCCCGGCCGCGCGCCCTGGTGCGCTACCACCACCCGCAGGTCGGCGAGCTGAGCCTGACCTACGACTCCTTCGCCATCAACGCCGCCCCCGGCCAGCAGCTGCTGATCTACCAGGCCGAACCGGGCAGCACCTCGGAGCAGGGCCTGGCCCTGCTCGGCAGCCTGGCCGCGGACGACCAGGCCGCCGAGCCCGAACCCGGTGACCTGCCCGGGATCAGTGCCCGTAGGTCACCCGGTTGATGTGCACGGGCAGCTTCGGCAGCCCGTCCAGCGGGTTCGTCGGGCCGGGGACGATGCCGCCGGCCACGATCCGGTCCAGCACGTCCATGCCGCGCACCACCTCGCCCAGCACCGTGTAGGCCGGAGCGATGTTGGCGAAGCTGTGCACGATGAAGAACTGGCTGCCGTTGGTGTCCGGGCCGAAGTTGCCCATCGCGACCGTGCCGCGCGGGTAGGTCTCCTCGCCGGTGACCTCGTCGTCGAACTTGTAGCCCGGGCCGCCCTTCTCCGCCGCCCAGATGTCCCCGCACTGCAGCACACCCAGCCGGGTGGAGTTGGTCAGCCGCCAGCACTGGGTCTTGTCGTAGAACCTCTGCCTGCTCAGGGACAGGAAGTTGTGCACCGCGCACGGAGCGTTCGCGCGGTCCAGCACCATCACCACCCGGCCGTGGTTGGTGTGCAGGGTGACCCGCACCGAGCCCTTGGCCCTGGCCCTGGGGTTCGGCGGGCGCACCGGCTTGGCCGCCGGGTCCTCGGGGGTCGGGGTGTAGGTGCAGCGCACCGAGTGGCCCGAGGGGGCCGTCGTCTCCGCCTGCGCGGCCCCCAGGGGCAGCGCGGCCAGCATCGCCACGGTGAGCACACCGACTGACCAGCGTTTTCTCATGCCGGACAACCTAACCCCGGCTCGTCTCCGCCGGAACCCGGCGATCTACTATCAGTGCCCATGAGCACCACCGGAACCGCGCGGCCCATCGTCCACTACGGAGACCCGGTGCTGCACCGGCCGTGCCAGCCGGTCACCACCTTCGACGAGCGGCTGCGCACCCTGGTCGAGGACATGTTCGCCAGCATGTACGCCGCCAGCGGCGTCGGCCTGGCCGCCAACCAGATCGGCGTGGACGCGCGCGTGTTCGTCATGGACTGCCCCGACGCCGACGGCAACGCGGTGGTCGCCACCCTGGTCAACCCGGTGCTCACCCTGCCGCCCGCGCCCCGCGAGCTCACCACCACCAACGAGGGCTGCCTGTCCGTGCCCGGCCAGTACGCCGAGGTCTCCCGGTCCGAGCACGCCACCGCAACCGGTTTCGACGCCGAGGGCAACCCGGTCACCGTCACCACCACCGGCATCGCCGCGCGCTGCCTGCAGCACGAGGTCGACCACCTGGACGGACTCGCCTATGTCGACCGGCTGCCGGTCAAGCAGCGCAAGGCGATCCTGGCCGCGGCCGGTCTGACCTGATGACCGAGCCCGTCACCGTCGTCGGCATCGGTGCCGACGGCTGGCCCGGCCTGTCCCAGCCCGCCCAGCTGTCCGTGCGCGCCGCCCAGGTGCTCTT
Proteins encoded in this region:
- a CDS encoding TetR/AcrR family transcriptional regulator, producing the protein MTTDAPGPTLRPRSLRARNAVLQAATELLREHQHEVTVDAIAARSGVSKATIYKHWPNKTAVAIDAFAEHMAQEVPAPDTGDAREDLRQLARAVYAFYASPAGQVFAGLVAGVQGDEDGKRVFVDRFLAGRRDGVRAIWRRGVERGQLRGEVDVEIAIDLVFGPAIFRLLTGHAPLGPDVAAAVTDAALAGLTAPGV
- a CDS encoding oxidoreductase, whose product is MATWFITGAARGFGLEIARQALDRRDTVVATARKPESIPLPESPNLLAKALDVTDPAQVQTAVAAAVARFGRIDVLVNNAGRGLLGAVEELSDAEVRAVYETNVFGLLTVTRAVLPVLRAQRSGHVLNIGSVGGFTTGAGWGVYGSTKFAVEGITEGLRAELAPLGIQVTVVEPGVFRTDFLDASSLHRGGTTIADYADTAGRVRDWAGENNHQQPGDPVKAAAAILRVAGDPEAPVRLQLGADCVTRVEAKLAAVEQELARWRYLAVSTGYDR
- a CDS encoding aldo/keto reductase, which encodes MTDNLLGGSFSLGGDLPVGRLGYGAMQITGPGVWGWPEDRAGAIAVLRRAIELGVTFIDTADSYGPLVSELLIAEALHPYRDDLVIATKAGFTRQGPNDWRMVGHPDYLIQQVELSLRHLRVDTIDLIQLHRIDPKFPLADQLGAFVELQRQGKVKHIGLSEVSVEELEAAREITPIASVQNLYNLTNRKSEALLAHAEKENIAFIPWFPIATGDLTKPDSPVAAVAKELGATPAQVALAWLLRRSPVMLPIPGTKTLAHLEDNLGAAKVELTDEQFAALDKLAG
- a CDS encoding XdhC family protein, whose protein sequence is MRELLDGLLAWYRDGVPFALATVVRTWRSAPRQPGAAMAVSAAGEAVGSVSGGCVEGAVYELAREVLATGQAQSATYGVSDDDAFAVGLTCGGILEVFVRPVTAAAFPEFAALAEAVLAGEPVALATVVANSDGLAAGRLGARLLVTPGTYSGNLGSVRLDEAVRDHARGLLALGGTGFVHVGADGEQRHDELAVFVESFAPPPRMLVFGAIDFAGAVARIGKFLGYHVTVCDARPVFATATRFPEADELVVRWPHRYLAETEVDERTVICVLTHDPKFDVPLLELALRTKAAYVGAMGSRRTHADRLARLRELGVTEAELARLSSPIGLDLGARTPEETAVSIAAEIVSLNWGGSGRRLAETSNPIHQPDRSP
- a CDS encoding helix-turn-helix transcriptional regulator; the encoded protein is MSADNRLGEFLRARRGAITPEDVGLADSGKRRTPGLRREEVAMLAGVSTDYYIRLEQGRERNPSEQVVLALAKALALEPWATAYLRRITGPQPQRVRPKPKNHSVSPNVLRLLEGWTHTPALVMGPWMDVLARNRMARAFHQPLAHQDNILRMTFLDPAAREFYQDFERDARDMVTTLRAMSIEDVQDARLTELVGELCLNSADFRRWWARFDVRPRPRALVRYHHPQVGELSLTYDSFAINAAPGQQLLIYQAEPGSTSEQGLALLGSLAADDQAAEPEPGDLPGISARRSPG
- a CDS encoding peptidylprolyl isomerase; this encodes MRKRWSVGVLTVAMLAALPLGAAQAETTAPSGHSVRCTYTPTPEDPAAKPVRPPNPRARAKGSVRVTLHTNHGRVVMVLDRANAPCAVHNFLSLSRQRFYDKTQCWRLTNSTRLGVLQCGDIWAAEKGGPGYKFDDEVTGEETYPRGTVAMGNFGPDTNGSQFFIVHSFANIAPAYTVLGEVVRGMDVLDRIVAGGIVPGPTNPLDGLPKLPVHINRVTYGH
- the def gene encoding peptide deformylase, translating into MSTTGTARPIVHYGDPVLHRPCQPVTTFDERLRTLVEDMFASMYAASGVGLAANQIGVDARVFVMDCPDADGNAVVATLVNPVLTLPPAPRELTTTNEGCLSVPGQYAEVSRSEHATATGFDAEGNPVTVTTTGIAARCLQHEVDHLDGLAYVDRLPVKQRKAILAAAGLT